DNA from Gemmatimonadaceae bacterium:
CGTTCGACGCCCCGAAGCGCGGCCGCGCCGCGTCGGCCGAGTAAGCCGCCGTGGCGCTCGCGCTCGTCCTCGAAGACGGCAGCGGCCGTGCGGACGCCAACACGTTCCTGCTCTATGCGGACGCGACGGCGATCCTTGAGGCCTCGCCGTTCGCGAGTGCCTGGACGAGCGTGACGCAGGGGATCGCCGAGCAGTGCTTGGCCGAGGCCACCGCGTGGCTGTCGCGGGCGCCGTGGGACGGCGTCGCGACGACGACGACGCAGGCGCTTGCCTTCCCCCGCGCGTGGCTTGAGACGCGCGATGGCTACGCCGTCGCGTCGAACCTCATCCCGCTCTGGCTCAAGCAGGCCACGGCGCGTCTCGCCTTCTGGCTGTCGCAGCAAAGCGCCACGCCCTGGAGTAAGACCGGCCTTGAGCCGGGCACCGAGCTGCAGCTGCCCGGTGGGCTCAAGCTCACGCCCGCGAGCGGCGCCGTGATGCCGCCCGATGTGCGCGCCCTGATCTGTCCGTTTCTGCGGCCCGGCACCATGGTGGTGCGCGCGTAATGGCGCTCGATCTCGTCGCCCTCACCACGCGCGCGGTCCGCACCGCGACCGGCGTCGGTGTGACGGGGCCCGTGACGATCACGCGGCCGGCGCCCGCGCCGAACCCGCTCACCGGGGTCGCCAGCGGCTCCTCGGTGTCGCAGACGGCCGATGCCGTGGCCGGGTCGCCGCGGAAGTTTGGCCGGCGCGGCGACTCCCGCTGGGCGCAAGCCTCGCAGGGCCTCTTCATCGCCGCCGGGGCGCTCACCTTCGCGCCGGCGATCGGGCACGTGTGCCAGTTCGGAGGATCGACATTCCGCGTTGTCGCGGTCGACGACTACAACCCCACGGGCGCGACGCTCGGCTACTTCGTGGGGCTCGCGCTGTGAGCGATCCGCTCGCGCTCGTCTACGACTTCGAGGCCGATCTCTCGCGCTTCGGCGACGCCGTGGAGAACGGCGCCACGCTCGTGCTGCGCGAAGCCGGCGACACGACCGCCGAGGCGATCGTAATCGGCAACCAGTACGGGCCCGGCGTGCCAATCGATACCGGCTGGGCGCGGGCCAGCTTCGTGGCGGCCCTGAACGAGCCGGCGGAAGGGCGCGGCGAGCGTCCCTTCATCTCGCGGAAGGTGAACCCCGCCGGGCGGGTCCTCTTCCCCGAGACAATCGACCTGGCGCCGATCGGCCGCGCCCAGCTCGGCGACGCGATCTACATCACCACCGTCGTTGAGTACGCGCAGGTCCTCGAGTTCCAGCCGAAGACGCGACGGTATGGCCCGAACGCCGGGCGCTCGACCGTGTTCATCGAACCGGTCCATGCGCGCTTCGGCGCGATCGTGGACGATGCCGCCGACCGCGTCGGCTACGGGCGGGCCTGATGGCGACCAACTGGGGCGATGCGCTGATCGTCGCCTTGCGGGCCGTGCTCGTCACGGTGAGCGGGCTGCCGGCGACGCGCGCCTGGCAGAACACGTCCGTCACCCCCGGCGCGACCACGCCGCACGTCGCGGATCGGTTCGTCGCCTTTGACTCCAACGACCGCGAATGCGGCCCCACCGCGTGGCAGCGCACCGTCGCCACGTATCGCGTGGACGTGCGCCAGCCCATCGGGATCGACGCCTTCGATGCGATGAGTCTCGCGGCCGCGATCTCCGACGCCTTCAAGACGGCGTGCGGCGCGGCATCGCTCAAGGTGTCCGGGACCTACCCGGTGGAGATGCTGGCATCCCGCATCGGGCCAGCGCAGGACCTCGACGCGTGGCTGGTCGTGCCCGTGTCGCTCACGCTCACGTTCGACCACCCCTGACGAACTCACCGGAGTAACAGCCCATGCCCAACGCAACCGCCAGAGGCTATCAGGTCGGCGTGCTGAAGGAGACGACCTTCGGAACCACGCCGGCGAGCCCGCTGCAGCTCATGCGCACGACGAGCGCCGCGATCAAAGTCGCGAGCTCGTTCGTCGAGTCGGAAGAAATCCAGCTGTACGAAGTCCCGGATCTGATCCGCGTCTCCGCCGACGGCACCTTCGAAATCAACGGCGAGTACTCCTACGGCGCGTTCCACACGCTGCTGGAAGGCATCTTCGCGAACACGTGGACGACGAACGTACTCTCGGTCGGCTCGACGAAGACCTCGTTCACGATTGAGGATCAGTACACCGACGCCACGAAGTTCCTGCCCGGCAAGGGCTGCCTCGTGGAGTCGATCGCCGTGTCGCTGCAGCAGGGCTCGAAGATCACGTTCAAGATCACGGGCCGTATCGGCGTCGTGCCGACGGCGTACGCGGGCGCCACGGCCGGCACCGGCGCGGCCACGGCGGCCGGCACGAACGCGATCCTCAGCCCGATCGCCTCGATCCAGCTGCTGCAGGAAGGCGGCTCCCTCGACCTCAAGGGCGTGGGCGTCACGCAGTTCAACTTCGAGTTCAGCCGCCCGGGCATCGCGCAGCCGCAGCTCGGCAGCCTCTCGCTCTCGGGGCTCGACCCGTCGACGTTCGTCGCGAAGGGCTCGGCCTCGCTGTACGTGCCGACCACGGGCGCGTCGGCGCTCCTCGACAAGTACCTCGGCGACACGGCCACCTCGCTCGCGGCCACGCTCGGCGGCGCGTCGAACCTGAAGGACGCCTACCTCTGGAACCAGGTGAAGTTCACCGACGGCGGCATCGCGCCGGTGGGCCGTGGGCAGGCCTGCATCCAGTCGTTCCAGTGGCAGGCGCGCTACGACGCCACGAACACGACCTGCAAGATCACGCGCACGCCGTAAGGCGGCGGTTGTCCCCGGTGGGCGTCGCACGGCGCCCGCCGGTTTCCCTCTCTCACGAGAATTGGCATGGCCAAGATCAGCACGCTCCAGTTCACGCGCCGCGCCGAGGCGGGCGCCGAGTGCCCGCTCATGGACCCGCTGGCCCCCGAGCAGCCGCTGCTCGGCGCCGACGGCGTGCAAGCGAACCTCATTCTCCTCGGCACCGATTCGGCGGTCGCGAAGCGCCACCAGCAGGCGCGCGCGGCCCTCATGCAGTCGCGCCTCTACGCGTCGGCGTTCAGCCAGAAGACGGACAAGACCGAGGTGGCGCCCGAGGTGACGGCCGAGGATGTCGCGGAGCAGGAAGCCGCCGAGCTCGACCTGCTCGTCGCGCTCACGGTCGGCTGGCGGGGCTTCGAGGATGACGAGGGGGCGCCGGTGCCGTGCACGTCGGCAACCGTCCGCGCGCTGTACGAGCAATGCCCGCCGATCCGTGCGCAAGCGCTGACCTTCGTGACGGACCGCGCGCGTTTTTTCGCCGCGTCGGCGACGCCGTCCGCGCCGTCGCTGCCCATCGCCTCGGCCTGAACCGTCGCGTGCAGGGGCTCACGGTCCGAGAACATCTCGAGCGCGCCGCGGCGGTGGATCCCGCGGCCGCGCGCGAGCTCGTCGGACCGCCGATGCCGCCGGTCGGCCTCACCGCCTGGCACACGTTTGATGCCCTGCACCGGGCCCGCCCGATGTCCGCGCAGGGCGTGACGCCGATCAGCTATACCGAACTCGACGCCTTCCGTCGCCTCACCGGCACGCCGCTCACCCCGCTCGACGTGCAGCTCGTGCGCATCATCGACGAGGTCTACCTCGACGAGTATGCCCGAGCGATGGCGCCTGAGCCCACGGACGTTCCCCCGCTGGAGGCCTGATGGCCAGTCTCGCACAGCTCGGGGTCGTCATTGACAGCGGTGGCGCCAAGAAGGGCGCCGGCGAAATCCGGCAGGAGCTTGCGGCCGTCGGCACCGCGGCGAAGAGCACGGCGGCCGCGGTCGCGTCGGCGAGCAACACGGTCACGCAGAGCTTCGAAGAGCAGGTTCGGGCGCAGCAGAAGGCGCAGGCCGAAGCCAACCGGCTGGCCAACGAGCAGCGCCGGCTGACGAACGTGCAGCGCGAGCATGCGGCCATCGCCCAGCAGGCGGCCGAGCAGCAGGCTGCGGCAGCGGCCAAGGTCGCCGAGGCGGAAGAAAAGAAAGCGCGGGCAATCGCACTTGCCGAAGTGCAAGCGTACAAAATGGCGGCATCTATGCAGAAAGCCGCCGAAGATTTGGGGTTAGGGCATCATCAGGCGATGATGTTGCGCGGCAGCGTTACATCGCTCGCGACGTCGCTGACGGGTACTCTCGGACCAGCGAACACCCTCGCGTCAACGCTTGCTAGCTTCGCACTAGGGAATGCCGCGACCGTGGGCGTGATTGCCGGCATCGCCGCGATCGCCGCTGGATATGACGCGATCACCGCCGGCGCGCGTGAGGCGACGAAGGCGACGCAGGAGGCCATCAAGGCCTCCGACGAGCTACGCAAGAAGCAGCGGCAAGGCGCCACCGGCGACCTCCCAGAGCAGACGCGCACGTTGTTGCGCGAGCAGGCCAAGGCGACGCGCGAGCTGGCCGACGCCCAGCGGAACCTCAACGAGCTACGCAACGTCGGCTCCGCCACCGGTGCGAAGACCGGCGTGAGCGGGGCCGACCAGCAGGCGGCGGCCCTCGCGACCACCGCCGCGAAGATCAAGGACCTGCAGGATCGTATCGCGACGAACCAGCGCGAGATCAACCGCGTCCTCGGTGAAGCGAACGCGGACTACTCGCGCGCGACGACTGAGCAGCTGGCGACGCTCGTCCGCAACAACGCGGCCACCGTCAGCGAGCAGCAGCAGCTGCGGGATCGCCTGAAGAACCTGCAGGAGGACCTGCGGCAGAATGTCTCGATCGGCGGTGATCCTGCGGCCCGCGCGCGCCTCGTGTCGGACATCCAGACGATCAAGTCCGTCTACGATGCGCAGGGCAAGGCGGCTGCGAAGGCGGCGTCAGAGGAGGAGAAGTGGGGCGCCAAGGTCACCGCGATCTTTGCCGACGTGCAGCGGGTCGTCGACGAGTCGGAGGCGAAGCAGCGTGATGCGGTCAAGCGCACCCAGGAGCAGCGCGACAAGGCCTACGCGAGCATCGCCGAGTCCATCGTTGGGCGCCAGCGCGACATCGATGTCACGCGCGAGCAGATCGAGCAGCTGCAGGGCAACGCGAACGCCTACGACGCCCTCGCCGAAGCACGGGCCGAGGAGAAGGCGGTCGCGGAAGCGCGCGCCAAGCTGCCGAAGGATGACACCCTTGATCCCGAGGTCGAGGCGCGCATCCGGTCGCAGGTCAAGGAGTGGTACGAGCTCTCCCAGGCGCTGGCCGAGGCGAAGAAGCGGCGCGATGCGCTCTCGAGCTGGGACGGCTCCGATCCGTTCAAGATCCCCGACAAGACGAAGGACACGCGCGCGTGGAACGACGCGCTGAGCGAGGTCACGACGACGCTGCGGAAAATGTCCGGCGTGCTCAACGGCACGGGGAGCGATGCGGTGAAGATGCTGGGCGCCATCACGGTGGCGGTCGAAGGGCTGATGAAGGCCCAGAAGCGCGCCGACGAGATGCGGAAGAACAACCAGAGCCTCTCGGGCGGTGAGCAGGTCGCGACGGCCGCCGGTGGCGTGGTGGGGGCGTTCGGTGGCGGCTACGCCGTCGGGTCGATGACGACGAGCAAGACCGGCGGCGCGCTGGCGGGCGCAGCCACGGGCGCACTGACCGGCGCCGCGGCGGGCTCGGTCATCCCGGTCATCGGCACGGCGGTTGGCGCCATCATCGGTGGGATCGTGGGCGGCATTGGTGGGCTCCTCGGGGCGGCCAACTCCGGGAAGCAGGCGGCCGCGCAGATGGCGATCGCGCAGCAGCAGCTGCAGAAGTCGCTCGAGGGGATCCGTGCCACCTTCGCCGGCGATTCGCTCTCGGCTGCCATCGCACAGGCCCGCTCGCAGTTTGACGACCTGCGCAAGGCGACCGAGGCCGCGTACTCTGGCAAGAAGAACGAGGCCGAGCGGAACAAGGTCCTCGCCGAGCTGAACACCCTCGAAGCGCAGCGCATCGAGATCCTCAAGGCGCAGTATGCCGAAGCGCTCCGCCTGGCGAACCTCGACCTCGACGCGCGTCTTGCGGCCGCGCAGGGTCGCAGCGGTGAAGCGGACCGGATCCGCGAGCAGATCGCCGCGCAGAAGGAGCTCAACGCGGCCATCGACCAGTACGGCAAGGATTCCGCCTACGTCGAGAAGCTGCGCGAGGTGCAGGCGGCCGAGCAGGCGGCCGCTGATGCGGCGCGTCAGGCCGCCGAGGCCGAGAAGAAGCGGCAGCGCGAGGCCTTCGGGCTCGACCTCACGGCCCGCCGGCAGACCCTGAACGGCGACGATCGCGGGGCGTTCATCACGCGCCAGACGATCGCCAACAACTCGGCGCTCGCGCAGGCGCAGGAACTGGTTGCGGCCGGCACGATCACGGCCGAGATGTTCGAGCAGCTCAAGACGCTCCTCGGCGACGAGTTTACCAAGGCCCTGCAGGACTTCGACGCGGCGGCCGAGAAGGCCAAGCAGCAGGTGCAGGACGACCTCGCCGTGCGGGCGCTGGTGGCGCAGGGGCGCGACAAAGAGGCGGCCCAGCTGCGGCGCGACATCGCCAACCGCAACGAGCTGGCGAACATCACCGACGAGGCGGTGCGGGCGCAGATCCTGTACGTGCAGGGGCTGGAAGCGCAGGCGATTGCCACGGCGGAGGCCGCGGCGGCCGCCCAGGCGTATGCCGACAAGATCGCCGACATCGACCGGCGGAAGATCGACGCCCTCAAGGTGGTGAATCCCGAGCTCGCCAAGGAGCTCGAGGCCAAGCAGGTCGAGATCGACCGCGCCAAGGAGCTGGCCGGCGCGACCGACGACGCGATGCGCGCGCGCCTCGAGGAGCTCTACGCGTTGCAGGATCAGGCCGCGGCCATGCAGGCGCTCGCCGAAAACATGGACAAGGCGACCAAGGCCGCGCAGGACTTGGCCAACTTCAGCTCCGACCTTGAGACGCAGTGGCTACAGGCCACGGGTAAGACGTTCGAGGCGTCGGTGAAGGAGCTGAACGACTGGCGCGAGACGATGCGGAAGAACGCGGCTGCCAACGGGCTCGCGAACGACCCGGTTACGCAGCAGAAGATCGACGACATCTACAACGCCAAGTACAACAAGCTCGTCGCGGACACGATGAACGCTGCGACCCCGGCGGGCAGCAGTGCGGCGGGCGGGCCGCTCGACCCGTCGGTGCGGTACTCGAACGACCTCGCCTTCAACGCGACCAGCGAGTCCACCTCGCTCCGCCTGATCGACGTCGCGCTCTCGCAGCTCACCGTCCTGCGCAGCATCGACGGCAAGGTGGGGGGCGCGAACGGGGGCGGCGTCACGGTGCAGATCACGATCACGGGCACACCGCTCGTTGCGCAGACCCCACAGGAGCTGGCAAACAACCTCGCCACCCAGCTCGTGCCCGTGCTCGACGAGTATAGCGGGCGGAAGATCGGGGTCGAGAACCGCCGGCTCGGCACCACGGCGCTGACGTAACATGGCCCTCGCCGAGCTGGAGTACTGGTCGAACTACCCGCAGGCCGGGGGCGTCCGCTTGGGCGCCCTCTACCCACTCGCGTCGTGCACGATGACCGAGGCGATCGACGGCTCGGACGAGTGCCAGCTCTCGGGCCCGGACAGTGTCCTCCGCGTCGTCACGCGCGGCATGGTCATTCGTGCCACCGATGCCGTCGGCCGTCTCCGGGAGCATCGCATTCGCTCCCGCAAGCGGACGCTCGGGGACGGAATGCGCACGCTGATCGGCATCTCGCCGCGCGATGAACTCGGACGGGTCGGGCCGATTACGCAAACCGTGGGCGGCGTGACCTCGATCGATATCGCGGGCTCGCGCACGATCACGGGCTGGTGGACCGATATCGTGCAGCCCTTCCTCGCGGCCAAAGGCTACAGCTGGTTCATCCTGGGCACGGTGAGCTACACCGCGCCGGTCATCATCCCGGCAAGCACCACGGGCTATTCCCCGCTCTCTTGGCTGCGCCAGGTGGAGACCCTGACCGGCATAGAGACGCGCGTACGCCGCGTCTCGGACACGCAGTACGCCATTGACTTCCTCACGGCCATCGGCAGCACCGCGCCGATCATCGGCGTGGCGACGTCGCGGAATCTCGTGGAGCTGGCGGAGACTGAGGAGGACGACGGGCAGGTCTCGGCCGTGATGCCGCTCGGTGACACCGTGGATGGCAAGCGTGCCACCCTGGGCGAGAATGCGTGGAAGCTTGGCACCATCCCCGGGAGTGCCCCGTATTGGGTGCCGCTCACGGATCCGGACGGCGGCGCTGGGCCGATCGCGTTCGATAGCCAGTTCGGCACTGGCTCGACCTCGCAGGGCGCGTACCTGCTCCTCAAGGACGCCACGGTCCTTCAGGTGCAGGACAGTCGCGCGAGCGACAACGCGGTGCTCCTCAGCGCGACCACCGGCCTCACGGCTGGCGATCTCGTCCAGTTCGTGAAGGACAGCAGCGCCACGCGTCTGCTCGAGCTCACCAATCCAGCGCTCACGGTCCGCAATGCCAAGGTCGGCGACTTCACGGGGCGCGGCGAGCGAAACCTTGTCCGTGACGGCGTCTTCTCCGCGTGGACTGACATTCAGACGCCAACCTTCTGGACCGCACGTAGCTCGGCGTGGCTGCAGCGGTATCCACGCACCAACCCGA
Protein-coding regions in this window:
- a CDS encoding phage tail protein translates to MALAELEYWSNYPQAGGVRLGALYPLASCTMTEAIDGSDECQLSGPDSVLRVVTRGMVIRATDAVGRLREHRIRSRKRTLGDGMRTLIGISPRDELGRVGPITQTVGGVTSIDIAGSRTITGWWTDIVQPFLAAKGYSWFILGTVSYTAPVIIPASTTGYSPLSWLRQVETLTGIETRVRRVSDTQYAIDFLTAIGSTAPIIGVATSRNLVELAETEEDDGQVSAVMPLGDTVDGKRATLGENAWKLGTIPGSAPYWVPLTDPDGGAGPIAFDSQFGTGSTSQGAYLLLKDATVLQVQDSRASDNAVLLSATTGLTAGDLVQFVKDSSATRLLELTNPALTVRNAKVGDFTGRGERNLVRDGVFSAWTDIQTPTFWTARSSAWLQRYPRTNPTTLSCSATRLGTPDSGVTWNSITITGAPANFIFYRDDYLVLGATQARVRAAAQMNGSGTGTVLIDAASLASGTLACSLWSTILTRPTAFPNDGTTNDLLRFGEFSTIGSAGFGGSGFGMGTPSGQLDANLLHAEALIYKVKYVAGLSAVYAAAAFTCISNSASVSNLDSGGSPTDDPSLIYTRKLPGIVIHKNGVNTATGYAIASTTLPANSTAHYSLACSTTISADTQIMLRCFPAASTGNGVTTYLRWATVWLASSTNPGPISDSAKGNLLWQRANRELVARVLSVRSLTVTLRELATVVGYVPAAESITLGGTLTLDDLGISVRVVAVTFDLLDPQNTRVTLDSRPPSLVRYLAERV